In Meiothermus ruber DSM 1279, the following proteins share a genomic window:
- the bshC gene encoding bacillithiol biosynthesis cysteine-adding enzyme BshC, producing the protein MADPLRQFLPYGLEDLPVLLRTPRAAPREALSAGLVAYLKRLGAPSASLEAARQLAHPDSRAIVSGQQAGLLTGPAYTFYKAHAALKLAQAHSGGAPVVPVFWVASQDHDTDEIRAVELLDFEERVHHLRLDLPPAHPAGRIGFSPYFAQVCELLRQFGGYPEVRDRICKALVGPWSYSEVFARLLLEFLGPRGLVVFDPMAPELAPLFVPALEREIANPLASSEAINRSALAMKQAGLEPALGRGEGATNLFLEGPDGVRRLLRFREGHFEDGERRYSEADLRAILKQDPARITPAAGLRPVLQDSVLPTAGFVVGPGELKYVAELGGVYELHGLKPPAVIRRMGVTVLEPPIERLLGKYGLEAWAFQADPEGAFKAALARQDAKVQAMRGHLARINAEFEQIQRLLDEPTLQRPRHRAQVRIQHELKRLERKILDSALRQENTTGAQFARLQRHLAPAGPQERVYPFLMYLLKHGEVVLERLAELPATGLHTLRLS; encoded by the coding sequence ATGGCCGACCCTTTGCGCCAGTTCCTGCCCTACGGTCTCGAGGATCTACCCGTTTTGTTGCGCACGCCTCGAGCAGCCCCACGCGAGGCGCTCAGCGCGGGGCTGGTGGCCTATCTGAAGCGGCTCGGCGCGCCTTCGGCCAGCCTCGAGGCCGCCCGGCAACTGGCCCATCCCGATAGCCGGGCCATCGTGAGCGGTCAGCAAGCCGGCCTGCTCACCGGCCCGGCCTACACTTTCTACAAGGCCCACGCAGCCCTCAAACTGGCGCAGGCCCATAGCGGCGGCGCACCGGTGGTTCCGGTGTTCTGGGTGGCCTCGCAGGATCACGACACCGACGAAATTCGCGCGGTTGAGCTGCTGGACTTCGAGGAGCGGGTGCACCACCTCAGGCTAGACCTACCGCCAGCCCACCCGGCAGGCCGAATTGGCTTTTCGCCCTATTTTGCCCAGGTCTGTGAGCTGCTGCGGCAGTTCGGCGGATACCCTGAGGTGCGCGATCGCATCTGTAAAGCCCTGGTGGGGCCCTGGAGTTACAGCGAGGTGTTCGCCCGGCTGCTGCTGGAGTTCCTGGGCCCCCGCGGGCTGGTGGTCTTCGACCCCATGGCCCCGGAGCTGGCCCCCCTGTTTGTACCTGCCCTCGAGCGTGAAATTGCCAACCCCCTGGCCTCCTCCGAGGCCATCAACCGCAGCGCCCTGGCGATGAAGCAGGCCGGCCTCGAGCCCGCCCTGGGCCGCGGCGAAGGGGCCACCAACCTGTTTTTAGAAGGCCCCGACGGCGTTCGTCGGCTGTTACGCTTCCGGGAAGGGCATTTTGAGGACGGCGAACGGCGGTACAGCGAAGCCGACCTGCGGGCCATTCTGAAGCAGGATCCCGCCCGCATTACCCCCGCAGCCGGGCTCAGGCCGGTATTGCAGGACAGCGTGTTACCGACCGCCGGCTTTGTGGTGGGGCCGGGTGAGCTTAAATACGTGGCCGAACTGGGCGGTGTGTACGAGCTGCACGGGCTCAAACCGCCCGCGGTGATTCGACGGATGGGGGTTACGGTGCTGGAGCCGCCCATCGAGCGCCTCCTGGGAAAATACGGCCTCGAGGCCTGGGCCTTCCAGGCCGACCCCGAAGGGGCCTTCAAAGCCGCCCTGGCCCGGCAGGATGCAAAAGTGCAGGCCATGCGAGGCCACCTGGCGCGCATCAATGCCGAGTTCGAGCAGATTCAGCGCCTGCTCGATGAGCCCACCCTGCAGCGCCCCCGTCACCGGGCCCAGGTACGCATCCAGCACGAGCTAAAGCGCCTCGAGCGCAAAATCCTGGACAGCGCCCTGCGGCAGGAAAACACCACCGGCGCCCAGTTTGCCCGTCTACAGCGGCACCTGGCCCCTGCCGGCCCCCAGGAGCGGGTGTATCCGTTTCTGATGTACCTGCTCAAACACGGCGAGGTGGTGCTCGAGCGGCTGGCCGAACTTCCGGCCACCGGCCTGCACACCCTGCGCCTAAGCTAG
- a CDS encoding Crp/Fnr family transcriptional regulator — protein sequence MTPEFIATLPPEARAEAERVFHSFTARRSSYICYPEDEARTLYYVLEGWVRLFQLGPQEEEITLTVVGAGDIFGEGALLPDGQYGMFAEPLVDCELLSASREDLLRLNSRFPEAQAAFVLLLSRRLRQTEERLRDLRFKEVLPRLAKALLSAMRRGKEGLEVTLSHQDLAHLAGSTRETITKVLGELAMDDTIELGYRRILILKPDALRQVAAR from the coding sequence ATGACGCCGGAGTTTATCGCCACCCTGCCCCCCGAAGCCCGGGCCGAGGCCGAACGGGTATTCCACAGTTTCACCGCTCGGCGGAGCAGCTATATATGCTACCCAGAGGACGAGGCCAGAACCCTGTACTACGTGCTCGAGGGCTGGGTGCGCCTGTTCCAGCTTGGCCCACAGGAGGAGGAGATCACCCTAACGGTGGTGGGGGCTGGTGATATTTTTGGCGAGGGCGCCCTGCTGCCGGACGGGCAGTATGGTATGTTCGCCGAACCCCTGGTGGACTGCGAATTGCTCTCGGCCTCGAGGGAAGACCTGCTGCGCCTGAACAGCCGCTTCCCCGAAGCGCAGGCGGCCTTTGTCTTGCTGCTCTCGCGCCGGCTGCGCCAAACTGAGGAGCGCCTGCGCGACCTGCGCTTCAAGGAGGTGCTTCCCCGGCTGGCCAAGGCTTTGCTCTCGGCCATGCGCAGGGGCAAGGAGGGTTTGGAGGTGACCCTATCGCACCAGGATCTGGCCCACCTGGCCGGCTCCACCCGCGAAACCATCACCAAGGTGCTGGGGGAGCTGGCTATGGACGACACCATCGAACTGGGCTACCGGCGCATTCTGATTCTCAAACCCGACGCGCTGAGGCAGGTGGCCGCGCGATGA
- a CDS encoding menaquinone biosynthesis family protein, whose translation MQLGYSFCPNDTFIFYALAHGKVATPFPITERLEDVETLNRWALEGRLPLTKISYAAYGHLRERYVALRSGGALGRGVGPLLVAKGPLGDLRGKKIAIPGRHTTAFLLLSLYSQDFEPVEMRYDQIMPAVAQGAVDAGLIIHESRFTYHLHGLQKLLDLGEWWESLTGLPLPLGAILARRDLGPDTIRAIDRAVRASLEYAYAHPEETVAYIKQHAQELQDEVIWAHIHTYVNSFSLDVGPEGEAAVAELFRRGEAAGLLPASSQPLFSTDK comes from the coding sequence ATGCAACTAGGCTACTCCTTCTGCCCCAACGATACCTTTATCTTCTATGCCCTGGCCCACGGCAAGGTTGCAACCCCATTTCCCATCACCGAGCGGCTCGAGGACGTGGAAACCCTGAACCGCTGGGCCCTGGAAGGGCGGCTCCCGCTAACCAAGATCAGCTACGCGGCCTACGGCCATCTGCGCGAGCGGTATGTGGCGCTGCGGTCGGGTGGGGCCCTGGGGCGGGGGGTGGGGCCGCTGCTGGTTGCCAAAGGCCCGCTAGGAGACCTGCGCGGTAAAAAAATCGCCATTCCGGGCCGCCACACCACCGCGTTTTTGCTGCTTTCCCTGTACAGCCAGGATTTTGAACCGGTAGAGATGCGCTACGATCAGATTATGCCCGCCGTGGCCCAGGGCGCGGTGGATGCCGGCCTGATCATCCACGAGTCGCGGTTTACCTATCACCTGCACGGGCTGCAGAAGTTGCTGGATCTGGGTGAGTGGTGGGAAAGCCTGACCGGCCTGCCCCTGCCGCTGGGGGCCATCCTGGCCCGGCGCGACCTGGGCCCGGACACCATCCGGGCCATCGACCGGGCGGTGCGCGCGAGCCTCGAGTACGCCTACGCCCACCCCGAAGAAACGGTGGCCTACATCAAGCAGCACGCCCAGGAGTTGCAGGACGAGGTCATCTGGGCCCACATCCACACCTATGTGAACAGCTTTTCGCTGGACGTGGGCCCCGAGGGCGAGGCGGCGGTGGCCGAGCTGTTCCGGCGCGGCGAGGCGGCCGGGCTGCTACCCGCATCCAGCCAACCGTTGTTCTCTACCGATAAGTAA
- a CDS encoding ABC transporter permease — translation MRYLRVLVRFWGTALAAELEYRGNFVLAALSSLGGAVGSLFGISLLYQGGYQPGGWRFEEALLVLSAFLMLDGLAFTLLSPNLNRVVEQVQKGTLDFVLLKPLDSQFWLSFRTLSPWGLTDGLIGLGLWFYAGGRLQFGWADHLMGFGLLGVAFVMLYSLWFIIGSSSIWFVKVANATEVLRAVLEAGRFPVQAFPAAYRFVFTFVVPVAFLTTVPAEAALGRLSLSNLGLAVLIALGLLLFSRAFWRFALRSYTSASS, via the coding sequence GTGCGCTACCTGCGGGTGTTGGTTCGCTTTTGGGGAACGGCGCTGGCCGCCGAGCTCGAGTACCGGGGCAATTTTGTGCTGGCAGCCCTGTCCTCGCTGGGGGGGGCTGTGGGGAGCCTGTTTGGAATCTCCCTGCTTTACCAGGGGGGCTACCAGCCGGGTGGCTGGCGCTTCGAGGAGGCTTTACTGGTACTGTCAGCTTTTCTGATGCTGGATGGCTTGGCTTTTACCCTGCTTTCACCCAACCTCAACCGGGTGGTGGAGCAGGTGCAGAAGGGCACGCTTGATTTTGTGCTGCTCAAGCCGCTGGACAGCCAGTTCTGGCTCTCCTTTCGCACCCTTTCTCCCTGGGGCCTCACCGATGGCCTGATCGGGCTGGGGCTCTGGTTCTATGCTGGGGGCCGCCTACAGTTTGGTTGGGCCGACCACCTGATGGGCTTTGGGCTGCTGGGGGTGGCCTTTGTGATGCTGTACAGCCTATGGTTCATCATCGGCAGCAGCAGCATCTGGTTTGTGAAGGTGGCCAACGCCACCGAGGTGTTGCGGGCGGTGCTCGAGGCCGGGCGCTTTCCCGTACAGGCTTTTCCAGCCGCCTACCGCTTCGTCTTTACTTTTGTGGTGCCGGTGGCCTTCCTCACCACGGTGCCCGCCGAGGCCGCTTTAGGCCGGCTATCCCTTTCAAACCTGGGCCTGGCCGTTCTGATAGCCCTGGGTCTGCTGTTGTTTTCGCGAGCCTTCTGGCGCTTCGCCCTCCGCAGCTACACCTCGGCCTCGAGCTGA
- the clpB gene encoding ATP-dependent chaperone ClpB, whose product MNLERYTEQARQAIAQSQVLARESAHSQIDLPHLAAVMLRDAAGLPAKIVQKAGQNPQNIYQAAQSELGRLPKVSGTEGGQYLSSRLASALGRAEKLADELKDRFVALDTLLLALAETGYGGLQASAVRQALQEIRGGRTVNSEHAEGTYNALEQYGLDLTRQAEEGKLDPVIGRDEEIRRVIQILLRRTKNNPVLIGEPGVGKTAVVEGLAQRIVKGDVPEGLKGKRIVSLQMGSLLAGAKYRGEFEERLKAVIQETVQSAGQIILFIDEIHTVVGAGKAEGAVDAGNMLKPALARGELHLIGATTLDEYREIEKDPALERRFQPVFVDEPSLEETVSILRGIKEKYEVHHGVRISDPALIAAAQLSHRYIADRKLPDKAIDLVDEAAARLRMALESSPESIDALNRRKLQLEIEREALKKETDAESKFRLGELEKEIAELEAEIKKQQAEWEAEREIMQKLRAAQQRLDEVRTQIEQAERAYDLNKAAQLRYGELPKLEQEVNELADRMAGAQFVRPMVTEEDIAAIVSRWTGIPVAKLMEGEREKLLRLEDELHKRVVGQDEAIVAVADAIRRARAGLKDPNRPIGSFLFLGPTGVGKTELAKTLAASLFDTEENMVRIDMSEYQEKHTVARLIGAPPGYVGYEEGGQLTEAVRRRPYSVILFDEIEKAHPDVFNVLLQVLDDGRLTDGQGRTVDFRNTVIILTSNIGSPLIFEGIQSGQSYETIRERVFGVLQQHFRPEFLNRLDEIVVFRPLAREQIAAIVQIQLEAVRKRLAERRITLELSQEALDFLAQRGYDPVFGARPLKRVIQRELETPLSRKILAGEVADGAHLYVGSGPLGLTFEVRQAAVA is encoded by the coding sequence ATGAATCTGGAGCGCTATACCGAACAAGCCCGCCAAGCCATTGCCCAAAGCCAGGTGCTGGCCCGGGAGTCGGCCCATTCGCAGATCGACCTGCCGCACCTGGCCGCGGTGATGCTGCGGGACGCTGCGGGTCTGCCGGCCAAGATTGTGCAAAAAGCCGGGCAGAACCCCCAGAATATCTACCAGGCCGCCCAGAGCGAACTGGGTCGGCTGCCCAAGGTTTCGGGCACCGAGGGGGGGCAGTACCTCTCGTCCCGCCTGGCCTCGGCGCTGGGGCGGGCTGAAAAGCTGGCCGATGAGCTGAAAGATCGCTTTGTGGCCCTGGACACGCTGCTTCTGGCCCTGGCCGAGACCGGGTATGGGGGGTTGCAGGCCAGCGCGGTTCGGCAAGCCCTACAGGAGATCAGAGGAGGAAGAACCGTGAACAGCGAACACGCCGAAGGAACCTACAACGCCCTCGAGCAGTACGGCCTCGACCTGACCCGCCAGGCCGAGGAGGGCAAGCTCGACCCCGTGATCGGGCGCGACGAAGAGATCCGGCGGGTAATTCAAATTCTGCTGCGCCGCACCAAGAACAACCCGGTGCTGATTGGTGAGCCGGGGGTGGGTAAGACCGCCGTGGTGGAAGGGCTGGCCCAGCGCATCGTGAAGGGCGACGTGCCCGAGGGGCTCAAGGGCAAGCGCATCGTGAGCCTGCAGATGGGCTCGCTGCTGGCCGGGGCCAAGTACCGCGGCGAGTTTGAAGAGCGGCTCAAGGCCGTCATCCAGGAGACCGTGCAGAGCGCGGGCCAGATTATTCTATTCATCGACGAGATTCACACCGTGGTGGGGGCCGGCAAGGCCGAGGGCGCGGTGGACGCAGGCAACATGCTCAAGCCGGCCCTGGCCCGGGGCGAGCTACACCTGATCGGGGCCACCACCCTCGACGAGTACCGCGAGATCGAGAAAGACCCGGCCCTGGAGCGCCGCTTCCAGCCGGTGTTTGTGGACGAGCCCAGCCTCGAGGAGACCGTCAGCATCCTGCGCGGTATCAAGGAGAAGTACGAGGTGCACCACGGGGTGCGCATCTCCGACCCGGCGCTCATCGCGGCGGCCCAGCTCTCGCACCGCTACATCGCCGACCGCAAGCTGCCCGATAAGGCCATCGACCTGGTGGACGAGGCGGCGGCCCGGCTGCGCATGGCCCTCGAGAGCAGCCCCGAGAGCATTGATGCCCTGAACCGCCGGAAGCTCCAGCTCGAGATCGAGCGCGAGGCCCTGAAAAAGGAGACCGACGCCGAGAGCAAGTTCAGGCTGGGCGAGCTGGAAAAGGAAATCGCCGAGCTCGAGGCCGAGATCAAGAAGCAGCAGGCCGAGTGGGAGGCCGAGCGCGAGATTATGCAGAAGCTCCGCGCGGCCCAGCAGCGCCTGGATGAGGTGCGCACCCAGATCGAGCAGGCCGAGCGGGCCTACGACCTGAACAAAGCCGCCCAGCTCCGCTACGGTGAGCTGCCAAAGCTCGAGCAGGAGGTCAACGAACTGGCCGACCGCATGGCCGGGGCCCAGTTTGTGCGGCCCATGGTGACCGAGGAGGACATCGCCGCCATTGTCTCGCGCTGGACTGGCATCCCAGTGGCTAAGCTGATGGAGGGTGAGCGCGAGAAGCTCCTGCGCCTCGAGGACGAACTGCACAAGCGGGTGGTGGGCCAGGACGAGGCCATCGTGGCGGTGGCCGACGCCATCCGGCGGGCCCGCGCCGGCCTCAAAGACCCCAACCGACCCATCGGCTCCTTCCTCTTCCTGGGCCCCACCGGCGTGGGTAAGACCGAGCTGGCTAAAACCCTGGCCGCCAGCCTCTTCGACACCGAAGAGAACATGGTGCGCATTGACATGTCGGAGTACCAGGAGAAGCACACCGTGGCCCGCCTGATTGGGGCCCCTCCCGGCTATGTGGGCTACGAGGAGGGCGGCCAGCTCACCGAGGCGGTGCGCCGCCGGCCCTACTCGGTGATCCTCTTCGACGAGATCGAGAAGGCCCACCCCGACGTGTTCAACGTCCTGTTGCAGGTGCTCGACGACGGCCGCCTGACCGACGGCCAGGGCCGCACGGTGGACTTCCGCAACACCGTGATTATCCTCACCTCCAACATCGGCTCGCCCCTTATCTTCGAGGGCATCCAGTCGGGCCAGAGTTACGAGACCATCCGCGAGCGGGTGTTTGGGGTGCTGCAGCAGCACTTCCGCCCCGAGTTCCTCAACCGCCTCGACGAGATTGTGGTCTTCCGTCCGCTGGCCAGGGAGCAGATCGCGGCCATCGTGCAGATCCAGCTCGAGGCGGTGCGCAAGCGCCTGGCCGAACGCCGGATTACCCTCGAGCTCTCACAAGAGGCCCTCGACTTCCTGGCCCAGCGCGGCTACGACCCGGTCTTTGGGGCTAGGCCCTTGAAGCGGGTGATCCAGCGGGAACTCGAGACCCCCCTCTCGCGCAAGATTCTGGCGGGCGAGGTGGCCGATGGCGCCCATCTGTACGTGGGCAGCGGCCCCCTGGGCCTCACCTTCGAGGTGCGTCAGGCCGCGGTGGCCTAA
- the trxA gene encoding thioredoxin: MAVSDNITTCIHCGAKNRLGNPPAGQVPVCGACKKPLPWLVNATQGLTPELQASVPVLVDFWAEWCGPCKMIAPVLEEIAREYAGRLKVVKLNVDHHPLAQSAYHVQGIPTLILFKNGQPVERIVGAAPKHMLLQKLQPHL, from the coding sequence ATGGCTGTATCCGACAACATCACCACCTGTATCCATTGCGGCGCTAAAAACCGTCTGGGTAACCCCCCCGCGGGCCAGGTTCCGGTCTGCGGGGCCTGCAAAAAGCCCCTGCCCTGGCTGGTGAACGCCACCCAGGGCCTCACCCCCGAGCTTCAGGCCAGCGTGCCGGTGCTGGTGGATTTCTGGGCCGAGTGGTGCGGGCCCTGCAAGATGATTGCCCCGGTGCTCGAGGAGATCGCCCGCGAATACGCAGGCCGGCTCAAGGTGGTCAAGCTGAACGTGGATCATCACCCCCTGGCCCAGAGCGCCTACCACGTGCAGGGCATCCCCACCCTGATTCTGTTCAAAAACGGCCAGCCGGTCGAGCGCATTGTGGGGGCCGCGCCCAAGCATATGCTCCTGCAAAAACTCCAGCCCCACCTCTAG
- a CDS encoding ribbon-helix-helix protein, CopG family produces the protein MLRKQVYLTPEEDAKLKRLAQATGRTEAEIIRLSLDLLPEEEAPVLLNLAQEGLLEFPERPCTPAKAQEVFQLYLARLGKRRLGLSQAVIEGREGR, from the coding sequence ATGCTCCGCAAGCAAGTTTACCTGACACCAGAAGAAGACGCCAAGCTCAAGCGTCTGGCGCAAGCGACCGGGCGTACCGAGGCCGAAATCATTCGCCTGAGCCTCGACCTTCTCCCGGAGGAAGAAGCCCCCGTGTTGCTCAACCTGGCGCAGGAGGGCTTGCTGGAGTTTCCGGAGCGCCCCTGCACACCGGCTAAAGCCCAGGAAGTTTTTCAGCTTTATCTGGCACGCTTAGGGAAGCGCAGACTGGGGCTGTCCCAGGCGGTTATCGAGGGACGGGAGGGTCGGTGA
- a CDS encoding type II toxin-antitoxin system VapC family toxin, which yields MIPPYLDTSALIKRYDPQEPGAGAVVARLEETRVILTSALTPVEAVSAFRMKQRSGVFSAEEVRLAVEVLEAHTALQYRLVSPKPPVYREAKRLLLRYKLRAYDALQLATALVVVRVSGLEVGALEFWTADRDQAGAAQAEGLSVRLV from the coding sequence GTGATCCCTCCGTACCTGGATACCTCGGCCCTCATCAAGCGCTACGATCCCCAGGAGCCCGGGGCCGGGGCTGTGGTGGCCCGGCTGGAAGAGACGAGGGTGATACTCACAAGCGCCTTAACCCCAGTAGAGGCGGTTTCCGCCTTCCGCATGAAGCAACGAAGCGGGGTTTTCAGTGCGGAGGAGGTGCGCCTGGCCGTGGAGGTGTTGGAGGCTCACACCGCGCTGCAGTACCGCCTGGTATCGCCCAAACCCCCGGTGTACCGTGAGGCCAAACGCCTCCTTTTGCGCTATAAGCTGCGGGCCTACGATGCCCTACAACTGGCCACGGCCCTGGTGGTGGTTCGGGTAAGCGGCCTCGAGGTTGGGGCGCTGGAGTTTTGGACAGCAGACCGTGACCAGGCCGGGGCGGCGCAGGCCGAAGGGCTATCCGTCAGGCTGGTCTAA
- a CDS encoding Hsp20/alpha crystallin family protein, translating to MIRYNPFREIEQLQNALLRNFFTPTAESAHTPLVDALEDAQGVHLAVYLPGVEPSQVEVTAENNTLTIRAERPFNKPENANQWRLEGAYGKFERSFVIPNTYDLGKIEASFKNGILYLDIPKAEAAQPRRIEVRVNS from the coding sequence ATGATTCGATACAACCCTTTCCGCGAGATTGAACAACTGCAAAACGCACTGCTGCGCAACTTTTTCACCCCCACCGCTGAAAGCGCCCATACCCCCTTGGTGGACGCGCTCGAGGACGCCCAGGGCGTGCACCTGGCCGTTTACCTGCCGGGTGTGGAGCCCTCGCAGGTCGAGGTAACCGCTGAGAACAACACCCTCACCATCCGGGCCGAGCGCCCCTTCAACAAGCCGGAAAATGCCAACCAGTGGCGGCTCGAGGGGGCCTACGGCAAGTTCGAGCGCAGCTTCGTGATTCCCAACACCTACGACCTGGGCAAAATTGAGGCCAGCTTCAAAAACGGCATCCTCTACCTCGATATCCCCAAGGCCGAAGCCGCCCAGCCCCGCCGGATTGAGGTACGGGTCAACTCGTAA
- a CDS encoding rhomboid family intramembrane serine protease has protein sequence MFPLHDINRAHRRPYMVYLLVVLNLVGFVYTFGLTDPAVVIGAYGFVPARFVADPFGEWITLFSSMFLHGSLLHILGNMWFLWVFGDNIEDRLGHGRFLLFYLLGGVAAALIQGLVSGFSSDVPMIGASGAISALLGAYIVLYPRALILSLIGWIPVPVPAVIYLGYWLLIQFVGDFMGEEGIAFWAHIGGFLAGVVLIRWFEGGQTVRRY, from the coding sequence ATGTTCCCGCTGCACGACATCAACCGGGCCCACCGCCGCCCGTATATGGTCTATCTGCTGGTGGTGCTGAACCTTGTGGGCTTTGTGTACACCTTTGGCCTCACCGACCCTGCCGTGGTGATCGGGGCCTATGGCTTTGTGCCGGCCCGCTTTGTGGCCGACCCTTTCGGCGAGTGGATCACGCTCTTCAGCAGCATGTTTTTGCACGGCAGCCTTTTGCACATTCTGGGCAATATGTGGTTTTTGTGGGTCTTCGGCGACAACATCGAAGACCGCCTGGGCCACGGGCGCTTTCTGCTGTTTTACCTGCTGGGTGGGGTTGCCGCTGCCCTGATTCAGGGCCTGGTGAGCGGTTTTTCCAGCGACGTGCCCATGATTGGGGCCTCAGGGGCCATCTCGGCGCTGCTGGGGGCCTACATTGTGCTCTACCCCCGCGCCCTGATTCTCTCGCTTATCGGCTGGATTCCTGTGCCTGTTCCCGCTGTTATTTACCTGGGCTACTGGCTCCTGATTCAGTTTGTGGGCGATTTTATGGGCGAGGAGGGCATTGCCTTCTGGGCGCATATTGGAGGCTTTTTGGCGGGGGTGGTGCTGATAAGGTGGTTTGAGGGCGGACAGACTGTGAGACGATACTAG
- the mntA gene encoding type VII toxin-antitoxin system MntA family adenylyltransferase antitoxin: protein MAALSSDTLESIIALIQQRLSPLAIYLYGSQARGQAQPDSDLDIAVLGAAPYDPWDLFTLAQELVALQETFQNHPPTEVDLVDLAAASPLLRAIVVSQGRRAFCADRLRCDLFEIRALKEYANLQEERRPIIEDIRRRGRVYG from the coding sequence GTGGCTGCCCTATCCAGCGATACCCTGGAATCCATTATCGCCCTCATTCAGCAGCGCTTGTCGCCCCTGGCTATTTATCTGTATGGTTCCCAGGCCAGAGGACAGGCCCAGCCCGATAGCGACCTGGACATCGCGGTTTTGGGTGCCGCGCCCTACGACCCCTGGGATTTGTTCACGTTAGCCCAGGAGTTGGTAGCGCTCCAGGAAACCTTCCAGAACCACCCACCCACCGAGGTTGACCTGGTTGACCTGGCCGCTGCCTCGCCGCTGCTGCGGGCTATTGTGGTGTCACAGGGCCGGCGCGCGTTCTGCGCGGATCGGCTCCGCTGTGATTTATTTGAAATCCGGGCCTTAAAAGAGTATGCCAACCTACAAGAAGAGCGGCGGCCCATTATAGAAGACATCCGTCGCCGGGGGCGGGTTTATGGATGA
- the hepT gene encoding type VII toxin-antitoxin system HepT family RNase toxin translates to MDEVLLGKIATIERCLKRIREEYQGHEAELFENYTRQDAIVLNLLRACEASIDLAMYMVRLRCLGLPQSSRDAFRLLQEAGLIGPELARRMQQMVGFRNIAVHDYQALSLPILKAILEQRLGDFVEFTSVLLRQGNPEG, encoded by the coding sequence ATGGATGAGGTTCTTCTGGGAAAGATTGCAACCATTGAACGGTGCTTGAAGCGCATTCGGGAGGAATACCAAGGCCACGAAGCAGAGCTGTTTGAGAACTACACCCGGCAAGATGCCATCGTGCTCAATCTGTTACGGGCTTGCGAAGCCTCCATAGACCTGGCGATGTACATGGTGCGTCTGCGCTGTTTGGGGCTTCCCCAAAGCTCACGCGATGCCTTTAGGCTCCTACAGGAAGCGGGTCTGATTGGCCCGGAGTTGGCCCGCCGGATGCAGCAGATGGTGGGCTTTCGCAACATAGCGGTACACGATTATCAAGCGCTTTCCCTGCCGATTCTCAAGGCCATCCTGGAACAGCGCCTGGGTGATTTTGTGGAGTTCACCTCTGTGCTCTTGCGCCAGGGTAATCCAGAGGGCTGA